From the genome of Oceanispirochaeta sp., one region includes:
- the oraE gene encoding D-ornithine 4,5-aminomutase subunit OraE translates to MKPLIKNEKLNVPEILKNLENYRPRRRNWVWRKGSGEKRQIGKFEYYDTSENLKQGQPLPAGHFFNDIDPQSTSTITTEIASGRFEDDIRRMRMAAWHGADHLMVIRTAGQSHMDGLIEGTPQGIGGVPISRKQLRAQRKALDLIEDEIGRPINYHSYVSGVAGPEIAVLFAEEGVNGAHQDPQYNVLYRNINMVRSFVDAAAAKRVMAWAGMAQIDGAHNANATARDAWKVMPELMVQHGLNSIFSVKAGMKKENICLSTVPPTAPPAPCMRLDLPYAVALRELFSEYRMRAQQNTKYMGSSTREATVTHTLNLLISKLTRAEIQSTITPDEGRNVPWHIYNMEGTDTARQAFAGMDGLMEMIQIRRDKGELAQKVRELKERAVLYLEEMVEVGGYFSAVEQGFFVDSGYYPERNDDAITRHRNGGVGAGTVYERAEDYMAPVTAHFGYNNLEPYGEEAVRDPSCLIGGGTFEQPEKIVYIDELDDVDNVRVRMEENRDYREKNIVKPEMEWLGDGVVQTTMFLPTDERTASFAAIEVGKKMGLTEVEVIHSEVMQAAEGTRVEIKGKFQHSINLDTLVIPPEPEILSFEEICAAIKAKPLKVVAATVGEDEHSVGLREILDIKHGGIEGFGIEVHYLGTSCPVDKLVDAAIELNAGAILISTIISHDDVHYKNMKKIHNACIEKGIRDKIILIAGGTQVTPELARKNGMDQGFGRGSNGTMNATFLVKRREEMSL, encoded by the coding sequence ATGAAACCACTGATAAAAAATGAAAAACTGAATGTTCCAGAGATACTGAAGAATCTTGAAAATTACCGGCCCCGACGGAGAAACTGGGTCTGGCGGAAGGGATCGGGTGAAAAAAGGCAGATAGGCAAGTTCGAGTATTATGATACCTCAGAAAACCTCAAACAGGGCCAGCCCCTGCCTGCCGGACACTTTTTCAACGACATTGACCCCCAGTCCACGAGTACAATTACCACCGAGATTGCCTCCGGCCGATTCGAGGATGACATCCGCCGGATGCGCATGGCCGCCTGGCATGGAGCAGACCATCTGATGGTCATCCGGACGGCCGGTCAGAGTCATATGGACGGCCTGATCGAAGGCACTCCCCAGGGCATCGGCGGAGTGCCGATCTCCCGGAAGCAACTCCGGGCCCAGCGAAAGGCTCTGGATCTGATAGAAGATGAAATTGGCAGACCCATCAACTACCACTCCTATGTGAGCGGTGTAGCCGGGCCGGAGATTGCCGTCCTCTTTGCCGAGGAAGGGGTCAACGGGGCCCACCAGGACCCTCAGTACAATGTTCTGTACCGCAACATCAACATGGTCAGAAGCTTTGTGGATGCGGCTGCGGCCAAAAGGGTCATGGCCTGGGCAGGTATGGCCCAGATAGACGGAGCCCACAACGCCAACGCTACAGCCCGGGATGCCTGGAAGGTCATGCCCGAACTGATGGTACAGCACGGTCTCAACTCCATCTTCTCGGTGAAGGCGGGAATGAAAAAAGAAAACATCTGCCTCTCCACGGTTCCTCCCACGGCTCCCCCCGCCCCCTGTATGCGTCTGGATCTGCCCTATGCGGTGGCCCTGAGAGAACTCTTTTCAGAGTACAGGATGCGGGCTCAGCAAAACACAAAATATATGGGGTCCTCTACCAGGGAAGCCACGGTCACTCATACACTGAACCTCTTGATTTCCAAGCTGACCCGTGCGGAAATCCAGTCCACCATCACCCCCGATGAGGGACGGAATGTTCCCTGGCACATCTATAATATGGAGGGCACCGACACGGCCAGGCAGGCCTTTGCCGGCATGGACGGTTTGATGGAAATGATACAGATCCGCAGGGATAAGGGCGAACTGGCCCAGAAAGTGCGGGAGCTGAAAGAACGGGCGGTTCTCTATCTGGAAGAGATGGTGGAAGTCGGCGGATATTTCAGTGCGGTGGAACAGGGATTCTTTGTGGACTCGGGATACTACCCCGAACGGAATGACGATGCCATCACCCGGCATAGAAACGGCGGGGTCGGAGCGGGTACGGTGTATGAACGGGCTGAAGATTATATGGCCCCTGTCACGGCCCACTTCGGTTACAACAACCTGGAACCCTACGGTGAAGAAGCAGTCAGGGACCCTTCCTGTCTGATAGGAGGCGGAACCTTCGAGCAGCCGGAAAAGATCGTCTACATCGATGAGCTGGATGATGTGGACAATGTAAGAGTCCGGATGGAGGAGAACCGGGACTACAGGGAAAAGAACATCGTCAAACCCGAAATGGAGTGGCTGGGAGACGGCGTGGTTCAAACCACCATGTTTCTGCCTACAGATGAGCGGACCGCCTCCTTTGCGGCCATAGAAGTAGGAAAAAAAATGGGCCTGACAGAGGTGGAGGTCATACACAGCGAGGTGATGCAGGCTGCCGAAGGCACTCGTGTAGAGATAAAAGGCAAGTTTCAACACTCTATCAATCTGGATACACTGGTCATCCCTCCCGAGCCGGAAATCCTCAGTTTTGAAGAGATATGTGCAGCCATCAAGGCAAAACCCCTGAAAGTGGTGGCCGCCACGGTGGGAGAAGACGAGCATTCAGTGGGACTCCGGGAAATCCTCGACATCAAGCACGGAGGCATCGAAGGTTTCGGCATCGAGGTCCACTATCTGGGTACATCCTGCCCCGTTGATAAACTGGTGGATGCGGCGATTGAGCTGAATGCCGGGGCCATCCTGATTTCCACCATCATCAGCCACGATGATGTACATTATAAAAATATGAAGAAAATCCATAATGCCTGTATAGAAAAGGGCATACGGGACAAAATTATCCTGATTGCCGGGGGAACTCAGGTAACTCCCGAGTTGGCCCGGAAAAACGGCATGGATCAGGGATTCGGCCGGGGGTCCAACGGGACCATGAATGCCACCTTCCTGGTAAAACGCCGTGAAGAGATGAGCCTGTAG
- a CDS encoding ornithine aminomutase subunit alpha, with protein MERKDDYQQRRQHLAAMSEDQLESRFWELCGQLMDPIVDMATGHTSPSIERSVLLRMGFSSMEAHSIVQGAIDRGLLEHGAGHLVIKLSRTRHLEIREAGLALAENRLWDETELLFQAGSR; from the coding sequence ATGGAACGAAAAGATGATTATCAACAAAGAAGACAACATCTGGCCGCTATGAGTGAGGATCAGCTGGAAAGCCGATTCTGGGAACTCTGCGGGCAGTTGATGGACCCCATTGTGGACATGGCAACCGGCCATACCTCCCCGTCCATCGAACGCTCGGTCCTCCTGCGGATGGGATTTTCCAGCATGGAGGCTCATTCTATCGTCCAGGGAGCCATCGACCGGGGTCTTCTGGAACACGGAGCAGGCCACCTGGTGATCAAACTCTCCAGGACCAGGCATCTGGAAATCCGTGAGGCCGGTCTGGCCTTGGCAGAAAACAGACTCTGGGATGAGACAGAACTTCTCTTTCAGGCAGGGAGCAGATGA
- a CDS encoding alanine racemase codes for MAGPEILIDIDKVRSKTRAIVTFCRERGVLVTGVTKVTCGMPLVARAMLEGGVVSLGESRVENIRRMRASGINAPMIMLRIPPLSQVDEIVAHADISLNSELSVIRSLSKAALRKGKIHKIILMVDLGDLREGIWPRDLMDTAAEVMRFKGIRIAGIGTNLTCFGGVLPTKTNMEQLVGFAEEIEETFQITLEIISGGNSSSLPLLASGKMPQRINHLRIGEAIVLGRETVNGTIWPGCSCDAFQLSAELIELKKKPSVPIGETGLDAFGGKPVFTEKGEILRGILSVGREDILVDKLIPEDTNITILGASSDHLLVDVSLTKSPVKLGDQICFNMNYGALLAAMTSNYVRKTPLNKGGTEMEKKPIVMLGNSPLFLNENLLKHLEDLGYKYEVNKSDINEKLILEIVEHSKRPFIGGEINKTYDSIKGLTHFFRQTGLIILSPYASLHRENIGNNKFSFLSKIFGLLDSESDLSSFVSPENTVIIGLREADKSEVEIIRNIGIQAYTMEDIDLLGMREIMINSLRKITTGTEGFYARLSTDVINAEGEGLTFREAHMAMEMIADSTRMLALDISGIPDKSWIDDRALSSIVESAFGRRILRL; via the coding sequence ATGGCGGGTCCTGAAATACTTATAGATATCGATAAAGTGAGGTCCAAAACCAGGGCGATAGTTACGTTCTGCCGGGAACGGGGAGTCCTTGTAACGGGGGTGACAAAAGTAACCTGCGGCATGCCCCTTGTCGCCCGGGCCATGCTGGAGGGAGGAGTCGTCAGCCTTGGTGAATCCCGGGTGGAAAACATAAGGCGCATGAGGGCCAGCGGCATCAATGCACCCATGATAATGCTGCGGATACCTCCTCTTTCACAGGTGGATGAAATCGTGGCTCATGCCGATATCAGCCTTAATTCGGAGCTCTCGGTGATCAGATCCCTCTCGAAAGCCGCCCTCAGAAAAGGAAAAATTCATAAGATCATTCTGATGGTGGATCTGGGAGATCTGCGGGAAGGCATCTGGCCCCGGGATCTGATGGATACAGCTGCCGAAGTGATGAGATTCAAGGGGATCAGGATCGCGGGCATCGGAACCAACCTGACCTGTTTTGGAGGAGTCCTACCCACCAAAACCAATATGGAACAGCTTGTCGGCTTCGCCGAAGAGATCGAAGAGACCTTTCAGATAACACTGGAAATAATTTCCGGCGGCAATTCCTCCTCTCTCCCCCTCCTGGCCAGTGGAAAAATGCCTCAAAGGATCAATCATCTCAGAATCGGTGAGGCCATAGTCCTGGGACGTGAAACAGTCAATGGAACCATCTGGCCCGGCTGCAGCTGTGATGCCTTCCAGTTATCCGCCGAACTGATAGAATTGAAGAAGAAGCCTTCTGTTCCCATCGGAGAAACCGGATTGGATGCCTTTGGAGGAAAACCTGTTTTTACGGAGAAGGGAGAAATATTACGGGGGATTCTCAGTGTGGGAAGAGAAGATATCCTCGTAGATAAACTGATCCCTGAGGATACAAACATCACCATATTGGGTGCGTCCAGTGATCATCTTCTGGTGGATGTCTCACTGACAAAATCCCCGGTCAAACTGGGCGACCAGATATGTTTCAACATGAACTATGGGGCTCTCCTTGCTGCCATGACTTCCAATTATGTTAGAAAAACACCCCTCAACAAAGGCGGGACTGAAATGGAAAAAAAACCGATCGTTATGCTGGGAAACTCGCCACTTTTCCTCAATGAGAACTTACTCAAACATCTGGAAGATCTGGGTTATAAATATGAGGTCAATAAATCGGATATTAATGAAAAATTAATCTTGGAAATTGTAGAACATTCAAAGCGTCCTTTTATTGGCGGAGAGATCAATAAAACCTATGATTCAATAAAAGGATTGACCCATTTTTTTAGACAGACAGGACTGATAATCCTGTCACCTTATGCCTCATTACACAGAGAAAACATTGGAAACAACAAGTTCTCATTTCTCTCAAAAATATTTGGATTATTAGATTCAGAATCTGACCTTTCGTCCTTCGTATCACCCGAGAATACGGTGATCATCGGCCTGAGAGAAGCCGATAAATCAGAAGTTGAAATCATCAGAAACATAGGCATTCAGGCCTATACCATGGAAGACATAGACCTGTTGGGGATGAGGGAGATCATGATCAACAGCCTTCGGAAGATTACGACAGGTACAGAAGGATTTTATGCCCGCCTCAGTACGGATGTGATTAATGCGGAAGGAGAAGGCCTGACCTTCCGGGAGGCCCACATGGCCATGGAAATGATAGCCGATTCGACCCGGATGCTGGCTCTGGATATCTCAGGAATCCCGGATAAGAGCTGGATCGACGATAGAGCCCTTTCTTCGATTGTGGAGTCTGCCTTCGGCAGGCGGATACTCAGGCTCTGA
- a CDS encoding GlmL-related ornithine degradation protein, translating into MRVDVLCAEIGSTTTVVNAFSGIRTDNPHLEGQGFFRTTVLEGDVTVGLNAAMDDLKSHLQTDHLSWDRFLASSSAAGGLRMSVHGLVYDMTVRAAKEAALGAGANIHQITAGRMSRSDLKKLHENRPNIILIAGGVDYGERETALYNAEKIALLKLDIPVIYAGNLQNREEIGEIFQNTGSPLYIVENVYPGIDRLEVQPARKIIQTIFEEHIVHAPGMDKIRSLVDGPILPTPGAVMEASLLLKENLGDLITFDVGGATTDVHSVTEGSDDVNRIQLYPEPRAKRTVEGDLGVFINRMNVFALSDKKRMTRICGIKEEELEDSVLALNALPKNPQEGALVSELTFTALKTALHRHVGKYRDSFMAQGKKTGSEGRDLTAITTIVGTGGALTRLDTGASLLTEVFTQGHKKDLLPQALPRVLIDSSYIMASLGVLSREYPEAAARLFSFYQAENQTRRVPHGGS; encoded by the coding sequence ATGAGAGTCGATGTTCTGTGCGCCGAAATAGGGAGTACCACCACAGTGGTCAATGCCTTCAGCGGCATCCGTACGGACAATCCCCATCTTGAGGGGCAGGGATTTTTCCGGACCACCGTTCTCGAGGGGGATGTCACGGTCGGTCTGAATGCGGCCATGGACGACCTTAAAAGCCATTTGCAAACGGATCATCTGAGTTGGGACCGATTTCTTGCCTCCAGCAGTGCTGCCGGGGGTCTACGCATGAGCGTCCACGGCCTTGTGTATGACATGACGGTCAGGGCCGCAAAAGAGGCCGCCCTGGGTGCAGGCGCCAATATTCATCAGATCACAGCCGGCAGAATGAGCCGAAGTGATTTGAAGAAACTCCATGAAAACAGGCCCAATATCATCCTTATCGCCGGGGGAGTGGATTATGGAGAGCGGGAAACCGCTTTGTACAATGCCGAAAAAATTGCCCTCCTGAAGCTGGATATTCCGGTGATCTATGCCGGGAACCTTCAAAACCGGGAGGAGATTGGCGAGATCTTTCAAAACACTGGTTCCCCTCTGTATATCGTTGAGAATGTGTATCCGGGGATTGACCGCCTGGAGGTTCAGCCTGCCAGAAAAATTATCCAGACCATCTTTGAAGAACACATCGTCCATGCCCCGGGAATGGATAAAATCCGCTCCCTCGTAGATGGTCCCATCCTTCCGACTCCCGGAGCCGTTATGGAAGCATCTCTTTTATTGAAAGAAAATCTGGGTGATCTGATCACATTTGACGTGGGAGGGGCGACAACGGATGTCCATTCAGTCACAGAAGGAAGCGATGATGTAAACCGGATTCAACTGTATCCTGAGCCCCGGGCCAAACGCACCGTAGAAGGCGATCTGGGTGTGTTTATCAACCGGATGAATGTGTTTGCCCTCTCTGATAAAAAAAGGATGACCCGGATCTGCGGCATAAAAGAAGAAGAGCTGGAAGACTCTGTCCTGGCCCTGAACGCCCTGCCCAAAAACCCTCAGGAGGGAGCCCTGGTCAGCGAACTGACTTTCACGGCACTGAAAACAGCCCTCCACAGACATGTGGGAAAGTACCGTGATTCCTTTATGGCCCAGGGCAAAAAAACAGGATCCGAAGGACGGGATCTGACGGCCATTACCACCATTGTCGGGACAGGAGGAGCCCTGACCCGATTGGATACGGGAGCCTCCCTTTTGACAGAAGTTTTCACTCAAGGACATAAAAAAGATCTTTTACCCCAGGCCCTCCCCCGGGTTTTGATCGATTCGTCCTACATTATGGCTTCCCTGGGTGTATTAAGCAGGGAGTATCCCGAAGCAGCCGCCCGGCTCTTTTCCTTTTATCAGGCAGAAAATCAGACCAGGAGAGTGCCCCATGGCGGGTCCTGA
- the argF gene encoding ornithine carbamoyltransferase — protein sequence MAVNLRGRHLITLKDFTPEEIRYLLDLSLDLKRKKRAGIRGNLLDRRNIVLLFEKASTRTRCAFETAAFDEGAQVTFLTNSQMGKKESVEDTAKVLGRFYDGIEFRGFKQETVEDLARYAGVPVWNGLTDLYHPTQILADFLTVMEHCDKPLNKVKFVYAGDARNNMGNSLMIGAVQMGMHFVALAPKELFPSKELVSEMKEIAKETGAVIELSESLDAVKGADVIYTDVWVSMGEEALFEERIKQLKPYQVNMDMIKKTGNKDVLFMHCLPAFHDTETDVAKDVKEKFALDSMEVTDEVFRSRHSVVFDEAENRMHTIKAVMVATIGNL from the coding sequence ATGGCTGTCAATTTAAGAGGAAGACATCTGATTACACTGAAGGATTTTACTCCTGAGGAAATCCGTTATCTACTGGATCTTTCCCTTGATCTGAAAAGAAAAAAAAGAGCCGGGATCAGAGGGAACCTTCTGGACCGAAGAAATATAGTTCTGCTTTTTGAAAAGGCATCGACAAGAACCCGTTGTGCCTTCGAAACCGCCGCCTTTGATGAAGGAGCTCAAGTTACCTTCCTGACAAACAGTCAGATGGGAAAAAAAGAGTCTGTTGAAGATACGGCAAAGGTTCTGGGACGGTTTTACGATGGTATCGAATTCAGGGGATTCAAGCAGGAAACCGTGGAAGATTTGGCCCGATATGCCGGGGTTCCCGTGTGGAACGGACTGACTGACCTCTACCATCCAACACAGATCCTGGCTGATTTTCTGACCGTGATGGAGCACTGCGACAAGCCCTTGAATAAGGTCAAATTCGTCTATGCAGGTGACGCTAGGAACAATATGGGGAACTCCCTGATGATCGGCGCGGTTCAAATGGGAATGCATTTTGTAGCCCTGGCACCTAAAGAACTCTTTCCCTCAAAAGAACTTGTGTCCGAAATGAAGGAAATTGCCAAAGAAACCGGTGCTGTTATCGAGCTGTCAGAGAGTCTGGATGCAGTGAAAGGGGCCGATGTGATTTATACGGATGTCTGGGTTTCCATGGGTGAAGAAGCTCTCTTTGAAGAAAGAATCAAACAGCTGAAACCCTACCAGGTGAACATGGATATGATCAAAAAAACCGGCAACAAAGATGTTCTTTTCATGCATTGTCTTCCCGCCTTTCATGATACCGAAACAGATGTTGCCAAGGATGTGAAAGAAAAGTTTGCTCTGGATTCAATGGAAGTGACGGATGAAGTCTTCAGAAGCAGGCATTCCGTGGTTTTCGATGAAGCGGAAAACAGAATGCATACCATCAAGGCTGTCATGGTGGCTACGATCGGCAATCTCTGA